GCGGCGAATTCATCGCGCGCATGAAGGCCGAGCACATCGGCGTCGGCGTCCACTATCCAGCGATGCACCTGTTCGCCTTGTTCCGCGACAAAGGCTACGCCGAAGGGCAATATCCCGTAGCCGAAGACATCGGCGCCCGCACCGTCACGCTGCCGCTGTTCCCCGCGATGCGCGACGAAGACGTGCTCCGCGTCTGCCAAACCTTCAGCGCCGCGCTGCGCGCCGTTTTACACTAAGAGACATGAATACCGCCATCAACCTTTCCGTCGTCATCCCGGTCTACAACGAGCAGGACGTGCTGCAGGCGCTGTTCGACCGCCTGTACCCGGCGCTGGACGCGCTGAACCTGCGCTATGAGATCGTGTTCGTCAACGATGGCAGCCGCGACAAGAGCGCGGCCATGCTGGCCGACCAATTCGGCCTGCGGCCCGACGTCACCCGCGTGGTGCTGTTCAACGGCAACTTCGGCCAGCACCGCGCCATCCTCGCCGGCTTCGAGCACAGCCGCGGCGAGCGCGTGGTGACGCTGGACGCCGATCTGCAGAATCCGCCGGAAGACATCCAGCTGCTGTTGGCCGAGATGGACAAGGGCCATGACTACGTCGGCTCCATCCGCCGCCAGCGCAACGACAGCATGTGGCGCCACCTGGCCAGCCGGGCGATGAACCGCCTGCGCGAGAAGCTGACCCGGATCAAGATGACCGACCAGGGCTGCATGATGCGCGCCTACAGCCGCCGCATCATCGACACCATCAATCAGTGCAACGAGCTGCATACCTTCATCCCGGCGCTGGCCTACCAGTTCGCGCAGCATCCGACCGAGGTGGTCGTCGGCCATGAAGAGCGCTTCGCCGGCGAGTCCAAATACTCGCTGTACAGCCTGATCCGCCTGAACTTCGACCTGATGACCGGCTTCTCCATCGTGCCGCTGCAATGGTTTTCGCTGATGGGCATGGCGGTGTCGGCCGGCTCGGGCATCCTGGTGGCATACCTGGTCCTGCGCCGCCTGATCATCGGTCCGGAAGAAGGCGGCCTGTTCACGCTGTTCGCCATCGCCTTCTTCCTGATCGGCATCGCGCTGTTCGGCATCGGCCTGTTGGGCGAATACATCGGCCGCATCTACCAGGAAGTGCGCTCGCGGCCTCGCTACGTGATCCAGGCGGTGCTGGAACAGAAGGAGAAACAGGCATGAGCCGCGCCGTCGTCTTCGCCTACCACAACGTCGGCGTGCGCTGCCTGAAAGCGCTGATCGGCCGCGGCGTGGATGTCGCGCTGGTGGTGACCCACCAGGACAACCCCAACGAAAACATCTGGTTCTCCAGCGTGGCCCAGACGGCGCGCGAATACGGCATCCCGGTCATCACGCCGGACGACCCGAATGCGCCGGAGGTGGTGGAACAGGTCCAGGCCTGCCAGGCGGATTTCCTGTTCTCCTTCTACTACCGCCACATGCTGAAAGCGCCGCTGTTGGAGGCCGTCAAACGCGGCGCCTACAATATGCACGGCTCGCTGCTGCCCAAGTACCGCGGCCGCGTGCCGATCAACTGGGCGATCATCCACGGCGAAGCCGAAACCGGCGCCACGCTGCACCAGATGAACGTCAAGCCGGACAACGGCCCCGTCGTCGACCAGATGGCGGTGCCCATCCTGCCGGACGACAGCGCCGACGAAGTGTTCGCCAAGGTGACGGTGGCGGCGGAAATGGTGCTGTGGCGCAGCCTGCCCGGCCTGATGGACGGCAGCGCCCCGCATGCGCAGCAGGATCTAAGCCTGGGCGGCTATTTCGGCGGCCGCAAGCCGGAAGACGGCCGCATCGACGGACAAGCTTCCGCGGCAGCTTTGCACAACTTCGC
This genomic window from Chromobacterium phragmitis contains:
- a CDS encoding formyltransferase; its protein translation is MSRAVVFAYHNVGVRCLKALIGRGVDVALVVTHQDNPNENIWFSSVAQTAREYGIPVITPDDPNAPEVVEQVQACQADFLFSFYYRHMLKAPLLEAVKRGAYNMHGSLLPKYRGRVPINWAIIHGEAETGATLHQMNVKPDNGPVVDQMAVPILPDDSADEVFAKVTVAAEMVLWRSLPGLMDGSAPHAQQDLSLGGYFGGRKPEDGRIDGQASAAALHNFARALARPFPGAFADTQAGRLLLWKTLRAGIDSPVERAEIYAADGRLWLRCADGGRLTVLEAELDGQPLTAGNFSARVEAGALRL
- a CDS encoding glycosyltransferase — encoded protein: MNTAINLSVVIPVYNEQDVLQALFDRLYPALDALNLRYEIVFVNDGSRDKSAAMLADQFGLRPDVTRVVLFNGNFGQHRAILAGFEHSRGERVVTLDADLQNPPEDIQLLLAEMDKGHDYVGSIRRQRNDSMWRHLASRAMNRLREKLTRIKMTDQGCMMRAYSRRIIDTINQCNELHTFIPALAYQFAQHPTEVVVGHEERFAGESKYSLYSLIRLNFDLMTGFSIVPLQWFSLMGMAVSAGSGILVAYLVLRRLIIGPEEGGLFTLFAIAFFLIGIALFGIGLLGEYIGRIYQEVRSRPRYVIQAVLEQKEKQA